A stretch of Carya illinoinensis cultivar Pawnee chromosome 14, C.illinoinensisPawnee_v1, whole genome shotgun sequence DNA encodes these proteins:
- the LOC122294414 gene encoding disease resistance protein TAO1-like isoform X19, which yields MATQRPSSSTNSENTKKRKRDNSSCSEENETSSLPSSSTARWKHDVFLSFCGEDTRRSFTDHLYSYLKGKGILVFRDDESLERGTYISQELMQAIQESRYAIVIFSKNYAFSKWCLRELAEIVEWEEKKNLTIIPIFYHVDPSHVRKQRGTFAEAFAAHEKDPMVDIEESNTWRNAFTKVGYIKGEHINGDRYESTIIQQISEMILYNYTMPNILIHENQKIVGIDSRVGEILTLLHMESNDVRFLGIHGMGGVGKTTLAEIIYYRFYCQFKGSGFISCTRERSTTAPDLASLQKKLLSKIMQQEIHVWDHRDGLMLMSTRLRNKKVLIILDDVDCEKQLTALAGDHNWFGPGSRVIMTCRDSHLLERNKVNRYKVEPLHTTDALELFSLSAFDETHPPEDYKDLSMDFVNYAGGLPLALKVLGCFLFGRTIDFWKGARDNLKANPKPEIFDILKISFDGLEEPQKILFLDLACFSDRWIDFKKIYSADVIQVLIDKSLVSKDDVYFKERLTMHDLLKEMGRQIVRRECRQEPGRRSRLFHREDVVHVLNNDTGTDAIEGMALSCDSILGTNRTDITNAEAFSKMINLRLLYICAFGYIKGSGNPLEYMPSDKLQFLKWYGYPLKSWPRSFQPKNLIVLNMSDSCIEQLWTGSLVLPNLKQLYLNFCENLIEIPDLSGAPNIEEIDFSYCRSLCKVHPSIKVLKQLQKLKMSCTRIKQLWKGLVVLPNLKQLYVDFCENLIEIPDLSGAPNLEIIEFLYCRSLCKVHPSIKVLKQLQELRMSYTQIKQLWKGLVVLPNLKELDLNSCENLIEIPDLSGAPNLEKINFSGCISLCKQLWKGLVVLPNLKELNLNFCENLIEIPYLSGAPNLEKIEFSDCRSLCKQLWKGLDNLKELDLNSCENLIEISDLSEAPNLEIIDFSYCRNLCKVHPSIKVLKQLQELIMSHTRIKQLWKGLVGLDNLKKLDLRFSKNLIEIPNLSGAPNIEEIDFSYCRSLCKVHPSIKVLKQLQKLRMSGTRIKQLWKGLVVLPNLKELDLRFSKNLIKIPNLSGAPNLEKIDFSGCRSLCKFYPSIKVLQRQQELRMSGTRIKQLWKGLVGLDNLKYLNLSGCKNLIEIPYLSGAPNLEIINFSDCRSLCKVHPSIKKLKRLEELNMSGTRIKQLWKGSMVLPNLKVLDLSYCENLIEIPNLSGVPNLMKINFLGCRSLCKFCPSIKVPERLKILGLNKCLTRLLILDKFCLPSSFMSFSGLRELYLGGCNNISIFPSVICSLASLESLHLVGWSRLEKFPDLSRLECLKEFEAYGTAITQMPPVNLIPKNIRSLKIQRRKRMPRKSRDHLAMFINDCFLPKQSSYPTNHDIGSPVEYDMEEMQIYFGIAPFIEGWSLGSRIPEWVHNKSIGSSLQIELDGNTTSVIDCAIFIVFDCHQFHSPEATSIPRLFKETSHVTCSFCCERDDGSLEHFDSGFSLSLVEPSVCWAYARTPLKSNSSDNQSFIKISIKEISSQTPVEVKEWGLHLVCPDDTGLGLGSDLDFYRQFYSAWKCGMTRNED from the exons ATGGCCACTCAAAGACCCTCTTCATCTACTAATTCCGAGAatactaagaaaagaaaaagagacaaTTCATCTTGTTCGGAAGAAAATGAAACCTCTTCCTTACCTTCTTCCTCGACGGCTCGATGGAAACATGATGTTTTCCTTAGTTTCTGTGGCGAAGACACTCGCAGAAGTTTTACGGATCATCTATATTCCTATTTAAAAGGGAAAGGTATTCTCGTCTTTAGGGATGACGAATCACTCGAGCGAGGAACATACATTTCTCAAGAGCTTATGCAAGCAATTCAAGAATCCCGATACGCCattgtcattttttcaaaaaattatgctttttcGAAATGGTGCCTCAGGGAACTTGCCGAGATCGTTGAATGGGAGGAAAAGAAGAATCTCACAATTATTCCTATTTTCTACCATGTGGATCCTTCCCATGTAAGAAAACAAAGAGGGACTTTTGCAGAAGCTTTCGCCGCACATGAAAAAGATCCCATGGTAGACATCGAAGAGAGTAATACTTGGAGAAATGCTTTCACAAAAGTCGGTTATATTAAGGGAGAGCACATAAATGGGGACAG GTACGAGTCAACAATTATACAACAAATCAGTGAAATGATACTCTACAATTATACAATGCCAAATATTCTAATTCATGAAAACCAGAAAATTGTTGGAATAGACTCCCGTGTAGGGGAAATTTTGACCTTATTGCATATGGAATCGAATGACGTTCGCTTCTTAGGAATTCATGGGATGGGTGGCGTTGGTAAAACAACGCTGGcggaaataatttattatagatTTTATTGTCAATTCAAAGGAAGCGGCTTTATTTCTTGTACTAGAGAAAGATCTACTACTGCTCCTGATCTAGCttctttacaaaaaaaactTCTTTCTAAGATCATGCAACAAGAAATACATGTATGGGATCATCGCGATGGACTCATGTTGATGAGCACCAGGTTGCGGAATAAAAAGGTTCTTATcattcttgatgatgtggattGTGAAAAGCAACTGACGGCATTAGCAGGGGATCATAATTGGTTTGGTCCAGGGAGTAGGGTAATTATGACATGCAGAGATAGTCATCTGTTGGAAAGAAATAAAGTGAATAGATATAAGGTTGAGCCGCTTCATACCACCGATGCTTTGGAGCTCTTTAGTTTGTCAGCCTTCGACGAAACCCATCCTCCAGAGGATTACAAGGATCTATCTATGGATTTTGTGAATTATGCTGGAGGCCTTCCTTTAGCTCTTAAAGTTTTGGGTTGCTTCTTATTTGGGAGAACAATAGATTTCTGGAAAGGTGCTAGGGATAACTTGAAAGCGAATCCTAAACCTGAAATTTTTGATATTcttaaaataagttttgatGGGCTGGAGGAACCgcagaaaatattgtttttggatcTGGCATGTTTTTCTGATCGATGGatagattttaagaaaatatattcgGCCGACGTCATTCAGGTTCTCATCGATAAGTCACTCGTAAGCAAAGATGACGTATACTTTAAAGAAAGGTTGACCATGCATGATTTGCTAAAAGAAATGGGTCGGCAAATAGTTCGCCGCGAATGTCGTCAAGAACCTGGACGACGTAGTAGGCTGTTTCATCGTGAAGATGTCGTTCACGTACTGAATAATGATACT GGAACTGATGCAATTGAAGGCATGGCCCTCAGTTGTGATAGTATTCTTGGAACAAATCGTACCGATATAACTAATGCCGAAGCATTCTCAAAGATGATAAATTTGAGATTACTTTATATCTGTGCTTTTGGATATATAAAAGGGTCTGGAAATCCTTTAGAATACATGCCAAGCGATAAGTTGCAGTTCCTAAAATGGTATGGATATCCTTTGAAATCCTGGCCGCGGAGTTTCCAACCAAAAAATCttattgtattaaatatgtCTGATAGCTGCATCGAACAACTATGGACGGGGTCGTTG GTTTTACCCAATTTGAAGCAATTATATCTGAATTTTTGTGAGAACTTGATTGAAATACCAGATTTGAGTGGAGCCCCAAATATTGAGGAAATAGACTTTTCATATTGTAGAAGCTTGTGTAAGGTCCACCCATCTATCAAAGTGCTCAaacaactacaaaaattaaaaatgtcttgcacccgaatcaaacaactaTGGAAGGGGTTGGTG GTTTTACCCAATTTGAAACAATTATATGTGGATTTTTGTGAGAACTTGATTGAAATACCAGATTTGAGTGGAGCTCCAAATCTCGagataatagaatttttatattgtaGAAGCTTGTGTAAGGTCCACCCATCCATCAAAGTGCTCAAACAACTACAAGAATTAAGAATGTCTTACACCCAAATCAAACAACTATGGAAGGGGTTGGTG GTTTTACCCAATTTGAAGGAATTAGATCTGAATTCTTGTGAGAACTTGATTGAAATACCAGATTTGAGTGGAGCTCCAAATCtcgagaaaataaatttttcaggTTGTATAAGCTTGTGTAAACAACTATGGAAGGGGTTGGTG GTTTTACCCAATTTGAAGGAATTAAATCTGAATTTTTGTGAGAACTTGATTGAAATACCATATTTGAGTGGAGCTCCAAATCTCGAGAAAATAGAGTTTTCAGATTGTAGAAGCTTGTGTAAACAACTATGGAAG GGTTTAGACAATTTGAAGGAATTAGATCTGAATTCTTGTGAGAACTTGATTGAAATATCAGATTTGAGTGAAGCTCCAAATCTCGAGATAATAGACTTTTCATATTGTAGAAACTTGTGTAAGGTCCACCCATCCATCAAAGTGCTCAAACAACTACAAGAATTAATAATGTCTcacacccgaatcaaacaactaTGGAAGGGGTTGGTG GGTTTAGacaatttgaagaaattagattTGAGGTTTTCTAAGAACTTGATTGAAATACCAAATTTGAGTGGAGCCCCAAATATTGAGGAAATAGACTTTTCATATTGTAGAAGCTTGTGTAAGGTCCACCCATCCATCAAAGTGCTCAaacaactacaaaaattaagaatgtctggcacccgaatcaaacaactaTGGAAGGGGTTGGTG GTTTTACCCAATTTGAAGGAATTAGATCTGAGGTTTTCTAAGAACTTGATTAAAATACCAAATTTGAGTGGAGCCCCAAATCTCGAGAAAATAGATTTTTCAGGTTGTAGAAGCTTGTGTAAGTTCTACCCATCCATCAAAGTGCTCCAACGACAACAAGAATTAAGAATGTCtggcacccgaatcaaacaactaTGGAAGGGGTTGGTG GGTTTAGACAATTTGAAGTACTTAAATCTGAGTGGCTGTAAGAACTTGATTGAAATACCATATTTGAGTGGAGCCCCAAATCTTGAGATAATAAACTTTTCAGATTGTAGAAGCTTGTGTAAGGTCCACCCATCCATCAAAAAGCTCAAACGACTAGAAGAATTAAATATGTCtggcacccgaatcaaacaactaTGGAAGGGATCGATG GTTTTACCCAATTTGAAGGTATTAGATCTGAGTTATTGTGAGAACTTGATTGAAATACCAAATTTGAGTGGAGTCCCAAAtctcatgaaaataaattttttaggttGTAGAAGCTTGTGTAAGTTCTGCCCATCCATCAAAGTGCCCGAACGACTAAAAATTTTGGGTTTAAACAAATGTCTTACAAGACTACTAATTCTAGACAAGTTCTGCTTACCATCATCGTTTATGAGTTTCTCAGGCCTTCGCGAATTATATTTAGGAGGTTGCaataacatttcaatttttccGAGTGTTATTTGTAGTTTGGCATCTCTTGAAAGTCTCCATTTGGTTGGTTGGTCAAGACTAGAAAAATTTCCAGACCTGAGTAGGTTGGAATGCTTAAAGGAATTTGAGGCATACGGAACTGCTATAACACAAATGCCACCTGTCAATCTAATCCCCAAGAACATCCGTTCCTTAAAGATCCAAAGACGAAAGAGGATGCCACGTAAATCAAGAGATCATTTAGCCATGTTCATTAATGACTGTTTTTTGCCGAAACAAAGCTCATATCCCACCAATCATGATATTGGATCACCTGTGGAATATGACATGGAAGAAATGCAAATTTATTTCGGCATTGCG CCGTTTATAGAAGGGTGGTCGTTGGGATCTAGAATCCCGGAGTGGGTCCACAATAAAAGTATTGGCTCCTCTTTACAGATAGAGTTGGATGGTAATACGACGTCGGTGATAGATTGTGCCATCTTTATAGTTTTTGATTGTCATCAATTCCATTCCCCTGAAGCTACTTCAATTCCTCGGCTATTCAAGGAAACTTCACATGTGACTTGTAGCTTTTGTTGTGAGAGAGATGATGGTTCTTTAGAACATTTTGATTCCGGATTCAGTCTCTCTCTCGTTGAGCCAAGTGTATGCTGGGCATATGCACGTACTCCTCTGAAATCGAATAGTTCGGATAATCAGAGCTTCATTAAGATTTCAATTAAAGAGATTTCTTCTCAAACTCCTGTAGAAGTGAAAGAATGGGGGTTACATTTAGTATGTCCGGACGATACTGGTCTTGGTTTGGGATCAGATTTAGATTTCTATCGTCAATTTTATTCAGCATGGAAATGCGGTATGACGAGAAATGAAGATTAG
- the LOC122294414 gene encoding disease resistance protein Roq1-like isoform X2 has product MATQRPSSSTNSENTKKRKRDNSSCSEENETSSLPSSSTARWKHDVFLSFCGEDTRRSFTDHLYSYLKGKGILVFRDDESLERGTYISQELMQAIQESRYAIVIFSKNYAFSKWCLRELAEIVEWEEKKNLTIIPIFYHVDPSHVRKQRGTFAEAFAAHEKDPMVDIEESNTWRNAFTKVGYIKGEHINGDRYESTIIQQISEMILYNYTMPNILIHENQKIVGIDSRVGEILTLLHMESNDVRFLGIHGMGGVGKTTLAEIIYYRFYCQFKGSGFISCTRERSTTAPDLASLQKKLLSKIMQQEIHVWDHRDGLMLMSTRLRNKKVLIILDDVDCEKQLTALAGDHNWFGPGSRVIMTCRDSHLLERNKVNRYKVEPLHTTDALELFSLSAFDETHPPEDYKDLSMDFVNYAGGLPLALKVLGCFLFGRTIDFWKGARDNLKANPKPEIFDILKISFDGLEEPQKILFLDLACFSDRWIDFKKIYSADVIQVLIDKSLVSKDDVYFKERLTMHDLLKEMGRQIVRRECRQEPGRRSRLFHREDVVHVLNNDTGTDAIEGMALSCDSILGTNRTDITNAEAFSKMINLRLLYICAFGYIKGSGNPLEYMPSDKLQFLKWYGYPLKSWPRSFQPKNLIVLNMSDSCIEQLWTGSLVLPNLKELDLSSCVNLIEIPDLSGAPNLEIIKFVYCRSLCKVHPSIKVLKQLQESRMSHTRIKQLWKGLVVLPNLKELDLNSCENLIEIPDLSEAPNLEKINFSGCRSLCKVHPSIKVLKQLQELRMSHTRIKQLWKGLVVLPNLKQLYLNFCENLIEIPDLSGAPNIEEIDFSYCRSLCKVHPSIKVLKQLQKLKMSCTRIKQLWKGLVVLPNLKQLYVDFCENLIEIPDLSGAPNLEIIEFLYCRSLCKVHPSIKVLKQLQELRMSYTQIKQLWKGLVVLPNLKELDLNSCENLIEIPDLSGAPNLEKINFSGCISLCKQLWKGLVVLPNLKELNLNFCENLIEIPYLSGAPNLEKIEFSDCRSLCKQLWKGLDNLKELDLNSCENLIEISDLSEAPNLEIIDFSYCRNLCKVHPSIKVLKQLQELIMSHTRIKQLWKGLVGLDNLKKLDLRFSKNLIEIPNLSGAPNIEEIDFSYCRSLCKVHPSIKVLKQLQKLRMSGTRIKQLWKGLVVLPNLKELDLRFSKNLIKIPNLSGAPNLEKIDFSGCRSLCKFYPSIKVLQRQQELRMSGTRIKQLWKGLVGLDNLKYLNLSGCKNLIEIPYLSGAPNLEIINFSDCRSLCKVHPSIKKLKRLEELNMSGTRIKQLWKGSMVLPNLKVLDLSYCENLIEIPNLSGVPNLMKINFLGCRSLCKFCPSIKVPERLKILGLNKCLTRLLILDKFCLPSSFMSFSGLRELYLGGCNNISIFPSVICSLASLESLHLVGWSRLEKFPDLSRLECLKEFEAYGTAITQMPPVNLIPKNIRSLKIQRRKRMPRKSRDHLAMFINDCFLPKQSSYPTNHDIGSPVEYDMEEMQIYFGIAPFIEGWSLGSRIPEWVHNKSIGSSLQIELDGNTTSVIDCAIFIVFDCHQFHSPEATSIPRLFKETSHVTCSFCCERDDGSLEHFDSGFSLSLVEPSVCWAYARTPLKSNSSDNQSFIKISIKEISSQTPVEVKEWGLHLVCPDDTGLGLGSDLDFYRQFYSAWKCGMTRNED; this is encoded by the exons ATGGCCACTCAAAGACCCTCTTCATCTACTAATTCCGAGAatactaagaaaagaaaaagagacaaTTCATCTTGTTCGGAAGAAAATGAAACCTCTTCCTTACCTTCTTCCTCGACGGCTCGATGGAAACATGATGTTTTCCTTAGTTTCTGTGGCGAAGACACTCGCAGAAGTTTTACGGATCATCTATATTCCTATTTAAAAGGGAAAGGTATTCTCGTCTTTAGGGATGACGAATCACTCGAGCGAGGAACATACATTTCTCAAGAGCTTATGCAAGCAATTCAAGAATCCCGATACGCCattgtcattttttcaaaaaattatgctttttcGAAATGGTGCCTCAGGGAACTTGCCGAGATCGTTGAATGGGAGGAAAAGAAGAATCTCACAATTATTCCTATTTTCTACCATGTGGATCCTTCCCATGTAAGAAAACAAAGAGGGACTTTTGCAGAAGCTTTCGCCGCACATGAAAAAGATCCCATGGTAGACATCGAAGAGAGTAATACTTGGAGAAATGCTTTCACAAAAGTCGGTTATATTAAGGGAGAGCACATAAATGGGGACAG GTACGAGTCAACAATTATACAACAAATCAGTGAAATGATACTCTACAATTATACAATGCCAAATATTCTAATTCATGAAAACCAGAAAATTGTTGGAATAGACTCCCGTGTAGGGGAAATTTTGACCTTATTGCATATGGAATCGAATGACGTTCGCTTCTTAGGAATTCATGGGATGGGTGGCGTTGGTAAAACAACGCTGGcggaaataatttattatagatTTTATTGTCAATTCAAAGGAAGCGGCTTTATTTCTTGTACTAGAGAAAGATCTACTACTGCTCCTGATCTAGCttctttacaaaaaaaactTCTTTCTAAGATCATGCAACAAGAAATACATGTATGGGATCATCGCGATGGACTCATGTTGATGAGCACCAGGTTGCGGAATAAAAAGGTTCTTATcattcttgatgatgtggattGTGAAAAGCAACTGACGGCATTAGCAGGGGATCATAATTGGTTTGGTCCAGGGAGTAGGGTAATTATGACATGCAGAGATAGTCATCTGTTGGAAAGAAATAAAGTGAATAGATATAAGGTTGAGCCGCTTCATACCACCGATGCTTTGGAGCTCTTTAGTTTGTCAGCCTTCGACGAAACCCATCCTCCAGAGGATTACAAGGATCTATCTATGGATTTTGTGAATTATGCTGGAGGCCTTCCTTTAGCTCTTAAAGTTTTGGGTTGCTTCTTATTTGGGAGAACAATAGATTTCTGGAAAGGTGCTAGGGATAACTTGAAAGCGAATCCTAAACCTGAAATTTTTGATATTcttaaaataagttttgatGGGCTGGAGGAACCgcagaaaatattgtttttggatcTGGCATGTTTTTCTGATCGATGGatagattttaagaaaatatattcgGCCGACGTCATTCAGGTTCTCATCGATAAGTCACTCGTAAGCAAAGATGACGTATACTTTAAAGAAAGGTTGACCATGCATGATTTGCTAAAAGAAATGGGTCGGCAAATAGTTCGCCGCGAATGTCGTCAAGAACCTGGACGACGTAGTAGGCTGTTTCATCGTGAAGATGTCGTTCACGTACTGAATAATGATACT GGAACTGATGCAATTGAAGGCATGGCCCTCAGTTGTGATAGTATTCTTGGAACAAATCGTACCGATATAACTAATGCCGAAGCATTCTCAAAGATGATAAATTTGAGATTACTTTATATCTGTGCTTTTGGATATATAAAAGGGTCTGGAAATCCTTTAGAATACATGCCAAGCGATAAGTTGCAGTTCCTAAAATGGTATGGATATCCTTTGAAATCCTGGCCGCGGAGTTTCCAACCAAAAAATCttattgtattaaatatgtCTGATAGCTGCATCGAACAACTATGGACGGGGTCGTTG GTTTTACCCAATTTGAAGGAATTAGATCTGAGTTCTTGTGTGAACTTGATTGAAATACCAGATTTGAGTGGAGCTCCAAATctcgagataataaaatttgtatattGTAGAAGCTTGTGTAAGGTCCACCCATCCATCAAAGTGCTCAAACAACTACAAGAATCAAGAATGTCTcacacccgaatcaaacaactaTGGAAGGGGTTG GTG GTTTTACCCAATTTGAAGGAATTAGATCTGAATTCTTGTGAGAACTTGATTGAAATACCAGATTTGAGTGAAGCCCCAAATCtcgagaaaataaatttttcaggTTGTAGAAGCTTGTGTAAGGTCCACCCATCCATCAAAGTGCTCAAACAACTACAAGAATTAAGAATGTCTcacacccgaatcaaacaactaTGGAAGGGGTTGGTG GTTTTACCCAATTTGAAGCAATTATATCTGAATTTTTGTGAGAACTTGATTGAAATACCAGATTTGAGTGGAGCCCCAAATATTGAGGAAATAGACTTTTCATATTGTAGAAGCTTGTGTAAGGTCCACCCATCTATCAAAGTGCTCAaacaactacaaaaattaaaaatgtcttgcacccgaatcaaacaactaTGGAAGGGGTTGGTG GTTTTACCCAATTTGAAACAATTATATGTGGATTTTTGTGAGAACTTGATTGAAATACCAGATTTGAGTGGAGCTCCAAATCTCGagataatagaatttttatattgtaGAAGCTTGTGTAAGGTCCACCCATCCATCAAAGTGCTCAAACAACTACAAGAATTAAGAATGTCTTACACCCAAATCAAACAACTATGGAAGGGGTTGGTG GTTTTACCCAATTTGAAGGAATTAGATCTGAATTCTTGTGAGAACTTGATTGAAATACCAGATTTGAGTGGAGCTCCAAATCtcgagaaaataaatttttcaggTTGTATAAGCTTGTGTAAACAACTATGGAAGGGGTTGGTG GTTTTACCCAATTTGAAGGAATTAAATCTGAATTTTTGTGAGAACTTGATTGAAATACCATATTTGAGTGGAGCTCCAAATCTCGAGAAAATAGAGTTTTCAGATTGTAGAAGCTTGTGTAAACAACTATGGAAG GGTTTAGACAATTTGAAGGAATTAGATCTGAATTCTTGTGAGAACTTGATTGAAATATCAGATTTGAGTGAAGCTCCAAATCTCGAGATAATAGACTTTTCATATTGTAGAAACTTGTGTAAGGTCCACCCATCCATCAAAGTGCTCAAACAACTACAAGAATTAATAATGTCTcacacccgaatcaaacaactaTGGAAGGGGTTGGTG GGTTTAGacaatttgaagaaattagattTGAGGTTTTCTAAGAACTTGATTGAAATACCAAATTTGAGTGGAGCCCCAAATATTGAGGAAATAGACTTTTCATATTGTAGAAGCTTGTGTAAGGTCCACCCATCCATCAAAGTGCTCAaacaactacaaaaattaagaatgtctggcacccgaatcaaacaactaTGGAAGGGGTTGGTG GTTTTACCCAATTTGAAGGAATTAGATCTGAGGTTTTCTAAGAACTTGATTAAAATACCAAATTTGAGTGGAGCCCCAAATCTCGAGAAAATAGATTTTTCAGGTTGTAGAAGCTTGTGTAAGTTCTACCCATCCATCAAAGTGCTCCAACGACAACAAGAATTAAGAATGTCtggcacccgaatcaaacaactaTGGAAGGGGTTGGTG GGTTTAGACAATTTGAAGTACTTAAATCTGAGTGGCTGTAAGAACTTGATTGAAATACCATATTTGAGTGGAGCCCCAAATCTTGAGATAATAAACTTTTCAGATTGTAGAAGCTTGTGTAAGGTCCACCCATCCATCAAAAAGCTCAAACGACTAGAAGAATTAAATATGTCtggcacccgaatcaaacaactaTGGAAGGGATCGATG GTTTTACCCAATTTGAAGGTATTAGATCTGAGTTATTGTGAGAACTTGATTGAAATACCAAATTTGAGTGGAGTCCCAAAtctcatgaaaataaattttttaggttGTAGAAGCTTGTGTAAGTTCTGCCCATCCATCAAAGTGCCCGAACGACTAAAAATTTTGGGTTTAAACAAATGTCTTACAAGACTACTAATTCTAGACAAGTTCTGCTTACCATCATCGTTTATGAGTTTCTCAGGCCTTCGCGAATTATATTTAGGAGGTTGCaataacatttcaatttttccGAGTGTTATTTGTAGTTTGGCATCTCTTGAAAGTCTCCATTTGGTTGGTTGGTCAAGACTAGAAAAATTTCCAGACCTGAGTAGGTTGGAATGCTTAAAGGAATTTGAGGCATACGGAACTGCTATAACACAAATGCCACCTGTCAATCTAATCCCCAAGAACATCCGTTCCTTAAAGATCCAAAGACGAAAGAGGATGCCACGTAAATCAAGAGATCATTTAGCCATGTTCATTAATGACTGTTTTTTGCCGAAACAAAGCTCATATCCCACCAATCATGATATTGGATCACCTGTGGAATATGACATGGAAGAAATGCAAATTTATTTCGGCATTGCG CCGTTTATAGAAGGGTGGTCGTTGGGATCTAGAATCCCGGAGTGGGTCCACAATAAAAGTATTGGCTCCTCTTTACAGATAGAGTTGGATGGTAATACGACGTCGGTGATAGATTGTGCCATCTTTATAGTTTTTGATTGTCATCAATTCCATTCCCCTGAAGCTACTTCAATTCCTCGGCTATTCAAGGAAACTTCACATGTGACTTGTAGCTTTTGTTGTGAGAGAGATGATGGTTCTTTAGAACATTTTGATTCCGGATTCAGTCTCTCTCTCGTTGAGCCAAGTGTATGCTGGGCATATGCACGTACTCCTCTGAAATCGAATAGTTCGGATAATCAGAGCTTCATTAAGATTTCAATTAAAGAGATTTCTTCTCAAACTCCTGTAGAAGTGAAAGAATGGGGGTTACATTTAGTATGTCCGGACGATACTGGTCTTGGTTTGGGATCAGATTTAGATTTCTATCGTCAATTTTATTCAGCATGGAAATGCGGTATGACGAGAAATGAAGATTAG